A window of the Deinococcus gobiensis I-0 genome harbors these coding sequences:
- the ybeY gene encoding rRNA maturation RNase YbeY: protein MIDLIARKTPPPGLRPALRASLEAAMVHFGVQEREVTVVLVGDRTIRALKKEHWGEDAATDVLSFPTWEPGDPFVPPHLGDIIVSLDTAARQAQARGHSLTHEVALLASHGLAHLVGHDHPHAEGLGFEEGATGEEWEVFHAAWAAARAALPTGT, encoded by the coding sequence GTGATCGACCTTATCGCCCGCAAGACGCCGCCCCCCGGCCTGCGCCCCGCCCTGCGCGCCAGCCTGGAGGCGGCAATGGTGCATTTCGGGGTACAGGAGCGCGAGGTGACGGTGGTGCTGGTGGGCGACCGCACCATCCGCGCGCTGAAAAAGGAGCACTGGGGCGAAGACGCCGCGACCGACGTGCTCAGCTTCCCGACCTGGGAGCCGGGCGACCCCTTCGTGCCGCCGCACCTGGGCGACATCATCGTCAGCCTGGACACGGCGGCGCGGCAGGCGCAGGCACGCGGCCACAGCCTGACACACGAGGTCGCGCTGCTCGCCAGCCACGGCCTCGCGCACCTGGTCGGGCACGACCACCCGCACGCCGAGGGCCTGGGCTTCGAGGAGGGCGCGACCGGCGAGGAGTGGGAGGTCTTCCACGCCGCCTGGGCCGCCGCCCGAGCCGCCCTGCCCACCGGGACCTGA
- a CDS encoding glycerol-3-phosphate acyltransferase: MLFLSALLLLVAFLVGSLPLGHWLLRRAGVSSRLNNAHNLGVENVLRRVGPGLAAGSAALDAGKGFVALLMASSLGRPELTVLAALATYLGHLNPPRALYGRTPPRGRGNLVLLGLLAGLTVTGALPFWATLLPVLIYAAVAGYWGYVGAATLAGLAGLALAGATLPLGPEAKLALLGLLVAAAWRFKENVGRMLDGTEPRVGEEVPLAGKRADVVVAAFMIHPMTLKDFWQTRRFAWMRPLVERGVLSEKTVRQFADEVRPMKVGELRGIRTAQGQEIRCYLISSPLLPDRFRDAPELATRRAIEGARLAQELGASVFGLGAFWSVVGNKGVDVQAAVPDITVTNGGAYTSGTIKAAIPGILTHFAETGRDLKAATAGIVGANGVVAFGIARTIAPQVGRLVMIGRDPEKLERSANTLRRANKTTEIVTTTSYDTLKDADLIFTATSDPNPVVFPQHVKPGAWIFDEGRPADVDESVARVPGVRVIPGGVVRPPGGMTSNIDLQFGEGAVPACLAETLIIASTGEYERKSLGGQTLSENINFFVEEAETLGFTVVD; this comes from the coding sequence ATGCTGTTTCTGTCGGCCCTGCTCCTGCTCGTCGCGTTTCTGGTCGGAAGCCTGCCCCTGGGCCACTGGCTGCTGCGGCGCGCCGGGGTCAGCAGCCGCCTGAACAACGCGCACAACCTCGGCGTCGAGAACGTCCTGCGCCGCGTGGGGCCGGGACTGGCCGCCGGCAGCGCCGCGCTCGACGCGGGCAAGGGTTTCGTCGCCCTGCTCATGGCCTCCAGCCTGGGCCGCCCCGAGCTGACCGTGCTGGCGGCCCTGGCCACCTACCTGGGACACCTCAACCCGCCGCGCGCGCTGTACGGCCGCACGCCGCCCCGTGGACGCGGCAACCTCGTGCTGCTGGGCCTGCTGGCCGGGCTGACCGTCACGGGGGCGCTGCCCTTCTGGGCGACGCTGCTGCCGGTGCTGATCTACGCGGCGGTGGCCGGGTACTGGGGCTATGTCGGCGCGGCGACCCTGGCCGGACTGGCCGGGCTGGCCCTCGCCGGGGCGACGCTGCCGCTGGGGCCGGAGGCCAAGCTCGCGCTGCTGGGCCTGCTGGTGGCCGCCGCGTGGCGCTTCAAGGAGAATGTCGGCCGGATGCTCGACGGCACCGAACCCCGCGTGGGCGAGGAGGTGCCGCTGGCTGGCAAGCGCGCCGACGTGGTGGTGGCCGCCTTCATGATCCACCCCATGACCCTGAAGGACTTCTGGCAGACCCGGCGCTTCGCCTGGATGCGCCCGCTGGTCGAGCGCGGCGTCCTGAGCGAAAAGACCGTGCGCCAGTTCGCCGACGAGGTGCGGCCCATGAAGGTGGGCGAGCTGCGCGGCATCCGCACGGCGCAGGGCCAGGAAATCCGCTGCTACCTGATCTCCAGCCCGCTGCTGCCCGACCGCTTCCGCGACGCCCCCGAGCTGGCGACCCGCCGGGCCATCGAGGGCGCGCGTCTGGCACAGGAACTCGGGGCATCGGTGTTCGGGCTGGGCGCCTTCTGGAGCGTGGTGGGCAACAAGGGCGTGGACGTGCAGGCGGCCGTGCCGGACATCACCGTGACCAACGGCGGGGCCTACACCTCGGGCACCATCAAGGCGGCCATTCCCGGCATCCTGACCCACTTCGCCGAGACGGGGCGCGACCTGAAGGCCGCCACGGCGGGCATCGTGGGGGCCAACGGCGTGGTCGCCTTCGGGATCGCGCGCACCATCGCGCCGCAGGTCGGGCGCCTGGTCATGATCGGGCGCGACCCCGAGAAGCTCGAACGCAGCGCCAACACCCTGCGCCGCGCCAACAAGACCACCGAGATCGTCACGACGACGAGCTACGACACCCTGAAGGACGCCGACCTGATCTTCACGGCGACGAGCGACCCCAACCCCGTCGTGTTTCCGCAGCACGTCAAGCCCGGCGCGTGGATCTTCGACGAGGGCCGCCCCGCCGACGTGGACGAGAGCGTCGCCCGGGTGCCCGGCGTGCGCGTGATCCCTGGCGGCGTGGTGCGCCCCCCCGGCGGCATGACGAGCAACATCGACCTCCAGTTCGGCGAGGGTGCGGTGCCCGCCTGTCTGGCCGAGACACTCATCATCGCTTCGACCGGCGAATATGAGCGCAAGAGCCTGGGCGGGCAGACCCTGAGCGAGAACATCAACTTCTTCGTGGAGGAGGCCGAGACGCTGGGCTTCACGGTGGTGGACTGA
- a CDS encoding PhoH family protein, translating into MTDFTTNAASHTPAPATATATLTLQDQREAYALLGANDANLRRMRELTKAKIIARGETVTITGDAADVQGAERMVRGALDLVRGGGELTPESLLRSARLSTEGRSLAAETQVTGLSLPRGLKPKTPGQKLYLDLIEKSDITFGVGPAGTGKTYMAVAMAVQALKAKKVKRIILTRPAVEAGERLGFLPGDLQAKIDPYLRPLYDALQDMLDQEKFESYLTSGVIEIAPLAFMRGRTLNDAFIILDEAQNTTGEQMKMFLTRMGFSSKVVVTGDVTQIDLPRHVTSGLAVAKRVLSRIEGIGWHEFTDVDVVRHPLVGRIIKAYEVAEDAEEDKRAARRGEFAKIPEVEGDRVNSDRVAVTGD; encoded by the coding sequence TTGACAGACTTCACCACGAACGCCGCCTCCCACACCCCCGCTCCCGCCACGGCCACCGCCACGCTGACCCTGCAGGACCAGCGGGAAGCCTACGCCCTGCTCGGCGCCAACGACGCCAACCTGCGGCGCATGCGCGAGCTGACGAAGGCCAAGATCATCGCGCGCGGCGAGACGGTCACGATCACCGGAGACGCGGCGGACGTACAGGGCGCCGAGCGCATGGTCCGGGGGGCGCTGGACCTCGTGCGCGGCGGCGGCGAGCTGACCCCCGAGAGCCTGCTGCGCAGCGCCCGCCTGAGCACCGAGGGGCGCAGCCTGGCGGCCGAGACCCAGGTCACGGGCCTGAGCCTGCCGCGCGGCCTCAAGCCCAAGACGCCGGGCCAGAAACTGTACCTCGACCTGATCGAGAAATCCGACATCACCTTCGGGGTCGGCCCGGCGGGGACCGGCAAGACCTACATGGCCGTGGCGATGGCCGTACAGGCCCTCAAGGCCAAGAAGGTCAAGCGCATCATCCTGACGCGCCCGGCAGTCGAGGCGGGCGAGCGTCTGGGCTTCTTGCCCGGTGACCTCCAGGCCAAGATCGACCCGTATCTGCGCCCGCTGTACGACGCGTTGCAGGACATGCTCGACCAGGAAAAGTTCGAGTCGTACCTGACGAGCGGCGTCATCGAGATCGCCCCGCTGGCCTTCATGCGCGGCCGGACGCTGAACGACGCCTTCATCATCCTCGACGAGGCGCAGAACACGACCGGCGAGCAGATGAAGATGTTCCTGACGCGCATGGGCTTTTCGAGCAAGGTCGTCGTGACCGGCGACGTGACCCAGATCGACCTGCCCCGTCACGTGACCTCGGGCCTCGCGGTCGCCAAGCGGGTCCTGAGCCGCATCGAGGGCATCGGCTGGCACGAGTTCACCGACGTGGACGTGGTGCGTCACCCGCTGGTGGGCCGCATCATCAAGGCCTACGAGGTGGCCGAGGACGCCGAGGAGGACAAGCGCGCCGCCCGCCGGGGCGAGTTCGCCAAGATCCCCGAGGTCGAGGGCGACCGCGTGAACAGTGACAGGGTGGCCGTCACCGGCGACTGA
- a CDS encoding NUDIX domain-containing protein: protein MTDIRLPLGGLKFSVRVAVLCVRAGRLLVNAQDRQHFAFVPGGALATGEDVYACAAREWQEETGTLPGPLRLVGVVENFFGPPDARQHEIGFYFHMEAPPELPDESFTVLDNAEVFTEWVPLDGVAARPVYPLVVAGLLDVPPGEVRHILNREG, encoded by the coding sequence ATGACCGATATCCGCCTGCCCCTGGGAGGCCTGAAATTCAGCGTGCGGGTGGCCGTGCTGTGCGTTCGTGCCGGGCGGCTGCTCGTCAACGCGCAGGATCGCCAGCACTTCGCCTTCGTGCCCGGCGGGGCGCTCGCCACCGGCGAGGACGTCTACGCCTGCGCCGCGCGCGAGTGGCAGGAGGAGACCGGTACGCTGCCGGGGCCGCTGCGGCTCGTGGGCGTCGTCGAGAACTTCTTCGGCCCGCCGGACGCGCGCCAGCACGAGATCGGCTTCTACTTCCACATGGAGGCGCCGCCCGAGCTGCCGGACGAGTCTTTCACCGTGCTGGACAACGCCGAGGTCTTCACCGAGTGGGTGCCGCTGGACGGAGTGGCCGCGCGCCCGGTCTATCCGCTCGTGGTGGCCGGGCTGCTGGACGTGCCGCCCGGCGAGGTGCGCCACATCCTGAACCGCGAGGGCTGA